From a region of the Pristis pectinata isolate sPriPec2 chromosome 2, sPriPec2.1.pri, whole genome shotgun sequence genome:
- the LOC127567353 gene encoding mitogen-activated protein kinase 4-like isoform X3 has protein sequence MWAAGCILIEMLTGKMLFAGAHELEQMQLILKTIPVLREEDKQELLRVMPAYISPKWEVSKPLRDLLPEGNAEAIDFLEKILTFNSMDRLTAEEGLAHLFMSPYSCPQDEPVSQHPFRIEDEIDDILLMEASQSQMSNWERYHDSFSSDLEWLRDKYGDLDEVQRDPRAMSKAVAEDVQIDPRKYSQSSSERLLEQSHTSMDRMCEMDYGRSCDYKIGSPSYLDRLLWRDNKPHHYSEPKLILDLSHRKRTATASCVAVSLDEGKSDLLLKVSDYKNGSPLKIDCSSSLPNIQERSQPSSPHTLASSEISNGGGSQFDFDVFISRALKLCGKQEELADSKLNDLNGTCMPEHTNEIVQAEVNEKERW, from the exons ATGTGGGCCGCAGGTTGTATATTGATAGAAATGCTGACTGGAAAGATGTTGTTTGCTG GTGCACATGAGCTGGAACAGATGCAGTTGATTCTGAAAACAATCCCTGTTCTCCGAGAGGAGGACAAACAAGAATTGCTCCGTGTCATGCCAGCCTACATCAGCCCAAAGTGGGAGGTGTCAAAACCCCTAAGGGATCTACTTCCTGAAGGAAATGCAGAAG CCATTGATTTCCTGGAAAAGATCTTGACATTTAACTCGATGGATCGCTTAACTGCTGAAGAAGGCTTGGCACATCTCTTTATGAGCCCTTACTCCTGCCCACAGGACGAACCAGTATCTCAGCATCCTTTCAGAATAGAAGATGAGATAGATGACATACTGCTGATGGAAGCGAGTCAGAGCCAGATGTCCAACTGGGAGAG ATATCATGATAGCTTCTCTTCTGACTTGGAATGGCTCCGGGACAAATATGGAGACTTGGATGAAGTGCAGCGAGATCCACGTGCTATGTCCAAAGCTGTTGCAGAGGATGTGCAGATTGACCCACGTAAGTACTCACAGAGCAGCTCTGAGAGACTCCTGGAGCAGTCTCACACATCAATGGATCGAATGTGTGAAATGGACTATGGACGATCATGCGATTATAAAATCGGATCACCCTCTTACCTGGATAGACTACTGTGGAGGGACAACAAGCCCCATCATTACTCCGAACCCAAGCTCATTCTGGATTTATCTCACCGGAAAAGAACAGCAACTGCTTCATGTGTGGCTGTTTCACTGGATGAAGGAAAATCTGATCTCCTTTTGAAAGTCTCAGACTATAAGAATGGGAGTCCTTTGAAAATTGATTGTTCCAGCTCGCTGCCAAATATTCAGGAAAGAAGTCAACCTTCATCCCCGCACACTTTGGCATCTTCAGAAATATCGAATGGAGGAGGCTCACAATTTGATTTTGATGTCTTCATATCCAGAGCCTTGAAGCTTTGTGGGAAACAAGAAGAGCTAGCCGATAGCAAATTGAATGATTTAAATGGCACTTGCATGCCAGAACATACCAATGAAATAGTCCAGGCAGAAGTCAATGAAAAAGAGAGGTGGTAG